In Alkaliphilus flagellatus, one DNA window encodes the following:
- a CDS encoding YegS/Rv2252/BmrU family lipid kinase — protein sequence MKKVKIIYNPNSGRQIVQKNIPNLVEFLNKNNYHVDIFPTEKQLDAMHAASNACKDKYNIIIAIGGDGTVNEVVNGIMDNTYRPKLAVYPAGTVNDFANYLKIPRMMDEFAQLIIRGNTIKVDVGLGGDRYFLNVAAAGLLTDVAYKVSSESKTVLGKFAYYLEGIKELPKQMFKPIKIRTRIGEVEEDREVLFFLLANSASVGGFRYIAPEASINDGKFDLLIVEKSEFIDVASIFVKVLIGNHTNHPNLEYIQVDGLSVECDEDIYVDLDGEQGGKLPMNFEIKKEAIELFIP from the coding sequence ATGAAAAAAGTAAAAATAATCTATAATCCAAACTCAGGAAGGCAAATAGTACAGAAGAATATACCTAACCTAGTTGAATTTTTAAATAAAAATAACTATCATGTAGATATTTTTCCAACAGAGAAGCAGTTAGATGCTATGCATGCGGCTTCTAATGCTTGTAAAGATAAATATAATATAATTATAGCAATAGGAGGAGATGGTACTGTTAATGAGGTTGTAAATGGTATTATGGATAATACCTATAGACCTAAATTGGCAGTTTATCCTGCAGGTACTGTAAATGATTTTGCTAACTATTTAAAAATTCCACGTATGATGGACGAGTTTGCTCAATTAATAATTAGGGGAAATACTATTAAAGTTGATGTTGGATTAGGAGGAGATAGATACTTCTTAAATGTTGCCGCAGCAGGATTACTGACAGATGTAGCTTATAAGGTTTCCTCAGAATCAAAAACTGTTTTGGGTAAGTTCGCATATTATTTAGAGGGTATTAAAGAACTACCAAAACAAATGTTTAAGCCTATAAAAATACGGACGCGCATTGGAGAAGTGGAAGAAGATAGGGAAGTATTATTTTTTCTTCTAGCAAATAGTGCTTCCGTAGGTGGATTTAGATATATTGCTCCAGAGGCCAGCATTAATGATGGTAAATTTGATTTATTAATTGTTGAAAAAAGTGAATTTATTGATGTTGCAAGTATTTTTGTTAAAGTTTTAATAGGTAACCATACTAATCATCCTAATTTGGAGTATATACAGGTAGATGGATTAAGTGTCGAATGTGATGAAGATATATATGTTGATTTGGACGGAGAGCAGGGTGGAAAGCTTCCTATGAATTTTGAAATAAAAAAAGAAGCCATTGAATTATTTATTCCATAA
- a CDS encoding aldehyde ferredoxin oxidoreductase N-terminal domain-containing protein, translated as MRNRALNILIINLRSREVKVDQRHDLFKFIGGVSLATQLLKEYCRFQEDPLDENQPIIFTRGPLNTIFPVVTKVCAMFKSPLTGELGESYAGMRMALSMRMANIDGLVIIGKSELPAYIHINGNMVSIADAQPLWGLDIDETTRLLHEKKGKNGLRSMAAIGPGGENGVSFASVTVDTFRHFGRLGLGCLMGSKNLKAIVIEGNHHQPILEAKEYRNVYKEIFKEITETDIMEKYHGIGTSINVNALNDMMALPSYNFQKSYFEHAENISGEKFAEERLVKKVACSGCPIGCIHIAALRKQFGDPLEYEFKTISYDHELIYALGSMLGVSNHDGVLKLIETVEHFGIDAISTGVLLGWITEAFEKGIISKQDTLLEPSFGQVDTYINILGHLIKGSNSFYELAKKGTYHVAKKYGGMDFAMVLGKTEVAGYHTGYANILGQAVGARHSHLDNAGYSIDQEMDSFDYDEVIEKLIEEEIDRNLLNSLVICLFARKVYSYPTVVRALESIGYNCKESDLKKLGRFTFVEKIKLKEKMGFKLEELVFPKRFFETPSLDEILIEDKLDRLLLKYIDTIKNIKTENNDLDTITLFNTCEQDKSMV; from the coding sequence ATGAGGAATAGAGCTTTAAACATATTAATAATTAATCTAAGGAGTAGAGAAGTTAAAGTAGATCAGCGTCATGATTTATTTAAATTCATAGGGGGAGTTTCTTTAGCCACCCAACTATTAAAGGAGTATTGTCGATTTCAAGAAGATCCACTAGATGAAAATCAGCCAATTATTTTTACACGAGGACCTTTAAATACCATCTTCCCTGTTGTAACTAAGGTTTGTGCAATGTTTAAATCTCCTCTAACAGGGGAGTTAGGGGAGAGCTATGCTGGAATGAGAATGGCACTATCTATGAGAATGGCGAATATAGATGGGCTTGTTATTATTGGAAAGTCAGAGTTGCCTGCTTATATACATATTAATGGCAATATGGTTAGTATTGCTGATGCTCAGCCGCTATGGGGATTGGATATTGATGAAACCACAAGACTTCTCCATGAAAAAAAAGGAAAAAATGGATTGAGATCAATGGCTGCCATAGGGCCTGGTGGAGAAAATGGGGTAAGTTTTGCATCTGTTACTGTAGATACTTTTAGACATTTTGGCCGTTTGGGTTTAGGATGCTTAATGGGAAGTAAAAATTTAAAAGCAATTGTGATTGAAGGAAATCATCATCAGCCTATATTAGAAGCGAAAGAATATAGGAATGTATATAAAGAAATATTTAAAGAAATAACAGAAACAGATATTATGGAAAAATACCATGGAATAGGTACATCTATTAATGTGAATGCATTAAACGATATGATGGCCTTACCTTCCTATAATTTTCAAAAAAGCTATTTTGAACATGCAGAAAATATTTCTGGAGAGAAGTTTGCTGAAGAAAGATTAGTAAAAAAAGTTGCATGTAGTGGTTGTCCTATCGGATGCATCCACATTGCAGCACTTAGAAAGCAATTTGGTGATCCTTTAGAATATGAGTTTAAAACAATATCTTACGATCATGAACTAATATATGCTCTAGGTTCTATGTTGGGCGTTTCTAACCATGATGGAGTACTGAAACTGATTGAAACTGTAGAACATTTTGGAATTGATGCTATATCTACGGGAGTGCTTTTAGGATGGATAACTGAAGCCTTTGAAAAAGGAATTATTTCTAAGCAGGATACGCTATTAGAGCCTTCTTTTGGACAAGTTGATACCTATATTAATATTCTAGGTCACTTAATTAAGGGATCCAATAGTTTTTATGAATTAGCCAAAAAAGGAACTTATCATGTTGCTAAAAAATATGGTGGAATGGATTTTGCTATGGTATTAGGTAAAACTGAGGTGGCTGGCTACCATACAGGATATGCAAATATTTTAGGACAGGCTGTTGGTGCAAGGCATTCTCACTTAGATAACGCAGGATACTCTATAGATCAGGAGATGGACAGTTTTGATTATGATGAAGTTATTGAAAAGCTAATTGAAGAGGAAATTGATCGTAATTTATTAAATAGTTTAGTTATTTGTCTATTTGCTAGAAAGGTATATAGTTATCCAACTGTTGTTAGAGCATTAGAAAGTATTGGATATAACTGTAAAGAGTCGGATTTGAAAAAATTAGGACGTTTTACATTTGTGGAGAAAATCAAGTTAAAAGAAAAAATGGGGTTCAAATTAGAGGAGTTAGTTTTTCCTAAGAGATTTTTTGAAACCCCAAGTTTAGACGAAATTTTAATAGAAGATAAGTTAGATAGATTATTATTAAAATATATAGATACAATTAAAAATATTAAGACTGAGAATAATGATTTAGATACTATTACATTATTCAATACATGTGAACAAGATAAAAGTATGGTTTAA
- a CDS encoding ABC transporter ATP-binding protein, with protein sequence MKHFKRLKDFLIKNKWSYILGVLWLLIVDVLQLLVPEVLRRFTDDVSSGHLTREGLLRYGLYIIAIGIGIAFFRFLWRMYIIGVSRRLEYELRNKLFTHLQSLSTNYYNTHKTGDLMAHATNDINAIRMALGPGVVMMTDAIFMTAIAISMMSTTTDLRLTFFALIPLPFLAYAIGKFGKKINARFKSVQEAFSALTDTVQENFAGIRVIKSFVQEEAEVKKFSDKNRFLFNKNMTLVKLFGMFHPFIQLMASLSFLIAIFYGSTLVIYGQISLGDFVAFNSYLSLLVWPMMAIGWVINMLQRGAASMERINNILDVEPEIVDAPDAIDLDNFKGDIVFDNVTFKYPNSDYNALENFSVYIPSGSSLGIIGKTGSGKTTIINLLLRLYDIEEGTISLDNHNIDKIKLKFLRDNIGYVDQDSFLFSTTIAENIAFGVDNFSMDEVENVARIAEVHENIIDFTNGYETFVGERGVTLSGGQKQRTSIARALIKKPQILIFDDSLSAVDTDTEEKILQGLKDEMKNKTTILIAHRISTIKDCNEIIVLDEGKIVEKGNHLQLLQSKGLYYEFYQKQLLEEKIYNE encoded by the coding sequence GTGAAGCACTTTAAACGATTGAAAGATTTTTTGATTAAAAACAAATGGTCCTATATATTAGGAGTACTTTGGCTTTTAATTGTAGACGTACTTCAATTACTTGTACCAGAAGTACTACGAAGATTTACTGATGATGTTTCCTCGGGTCATTTAACCCGCGAAGGTTTATTACGTTACGGACTTTATATTATTGCAATAGGAATCGGTATTGCATTTTTTCGATTTTTGTGGAGAATGTACATTATTGGTGTCTCAAGAAGGTTAGAATATGAGCTTAGAAATAAGCTATTTACTCATCTCCAATCTCTTTCTACCAACTATTATAATACACATAAAACAGGTGACTTAATGGCTCATGCTACTAACGATATAAATGCAATACGAATGGCTTTGGGTCCTGGAGTAGTAATGATGACAGATGCAATATTTATGACTGCAATAGCTATCTCTATGATGTCTACTACTACAGATCTACGTTTGACTTTTTTTGCATTAATACCTCTGCCATTTTTAGCATATGCCATAGGCAAGTTTGGTAAGAAAATAAATGCTAGATTTAAATCTGTTCAAGAAGCTTTTTCAGCTTTAACTGATACTGTACAGGAAAACTTTGCTGGAATAAGAGTAATAAAATCTTTTGTTCAAGAAGAAGCCGAAGTTAAGAAGTTTAGTGATAAAAATAGGTTTTTATTCAATAAAAACATGACTTTAGTAAAGTTATTTGGAATGTTTCATCCTTTTATTCAATTAATGGCATCTCTTAGTTTTTTAATCGCTATTTTTTACGGAAGCACATTAGTAATATACGGACAAATATCCCTAGGTGACTTTGTTGCCTTCAATAGTTATTTATCTTTGCTTGTTTGGCCAATGATGGCTATAGGATGGGTAATTAATATGCTCCAAAGAGGGGCTGCATCTATGGAAAGAATAAATAACATTTTGGATGTGGAACCAGAAATAGTAGATGCACCAGATGCAATTGATCTTGATAATTTTAAAGGGGATATTGTATTTGATAATGTTACTTTTAAATATCCTAATAGCGACTACAATGCCTTAGAAAACTTTTCTGTATACATACCATCAGGTAGTAGCTTAGGCATTATAGGGAAAACAGGTAGTGGAAAAACAACAATTATTAATCTACTTTTAAGGCTTTATGATATAGAAGAAGGGACAATTTCTTTAGACAATCATAATATAGACAAAATCAAACTAAAGTTTTTACGAGATAATATCGGGTACGTTGACCAAGACAGCTTTTTATTTTCAACTACAATTGCAGAAAATATAGCCTTTGGTGTAGATAACTTTTCTATGGATGAGGTTGAAAATGTAGCAAGGATTGCTGAAGTTCATGAAAATATTATAGACTTTACTAATGGATACGAAACCTTTGTGGGAGAAAGAGGTGTGACGCTTTCAGGTGGTCAAAAACAAAGAACATCCATAGCTAGGGCGCTAATTAAGAAGCCTCAAATATTAATTTTTGATGACTCTCTATCGGCTGTAGATACGGATACAGAAGAGAAGATTCTCCAAGGTCTTAAAGATGAAATGAAAAACAAAACAACAATACTTATTGCTCATAGAATATCCACTATTAAAGATTGTAATGAAATCATAGTATTAGATGAAGGCAAAATTGTTGAAAAAGGCAACCATCTTCAGCTATTGCAGAGCAAAGGTTTGTATTATGAATTTTATCAAAAACAGTTACTTGAGGAAAAAATATATAACGAGTAG
- the pdxR gene encoding MocR-like pyridoxine biosynthesis transcription factor PdxR, with product MKHFENIKLYKDKGEHLYIQLYKAIKKLIMEERLSKDEKLPPIRKLAQKLDVNNVTVVNAYHILEQEGLVYKKMGSGTYISPDFLTYISEEVEDQKIIEGLGSLSLIEQGQIQIKNNMINFASATPMAELFPVDDFKEVLNEVLDRDKGHAFDYQESQGYLPLREALIKYVREYNIFADINSLQIISGAQQGIDIIAKALLNYGDTVIVENPSYTGAIASFKSRGAKIIDVNLIDDGIDIDDLERKIRIFRPRFLYLMPNFQNPTGISYSRSKKEKIINLCKQYNMYIVEDDYLSDLNFYSWDNTTLKSLDTNNDLVIYVKSFSKIFMPGLRLGFLIAPSIFYDHLLFAKHSSDISTSGLLQRALELYFTRGTWKEHIKYMEKKYKSGFDTMLRSIEKYMPSQVEYIHPKGGVNFWFKLPMEISSRELYEKAIRKNVALAPGNLFFIHQNDNNHFRLSIASVNNYEIEKGIIIISNIIKELINDINRSGLNEEKYRPIL from the coding sequence ATGAAACATTTTGAAAATATTAAGCTTTACAAAGATAAGGGAGAACATTTATATATTCAGCTCTACAAAGCAATAAAGAAGCTTATTATGGAAGAAAGACTTAGTAAGGATGAAAAGTTACCACCTATACGTAAATTAGCGCAAAAATTGGACGTTAACAATGTTACTGTGGTAAATGCTTATCATATTTTAGAACAAGAGGGTTTAGTATATAAGAAAATGGGAAGCGGTACTTATATTTCACCAGATTTTCTGACTTATATCTCTGAGGAAGTAGAAGATCAAAAAATAATTGAGGGCTTAGGGTCTCTTTCTCTTATAGAGCAGGGGCAAATTCAAATTAAAAATAATATGATTAATTTTGCTAGTGCTACTCCTATGGCGGAACTGTTTCCTGTAGATGATTTTAAAGAGGTTTTAAATGAAGTTTTGGATAGAGATAAGGGACATGCCTTTGACTATCAAGAAAGTCAAGGATATTTACCTTTAAGAGAAGCATTGATAAAATATGTAAGAGAATACAATATATTTGCAGATATAAATAGTTTACAAATTATTTCGGGAGCCCAACAGGGTATAGATATTATTGCAAAGGCATTATTAAATTATGGAGATACGGTTATTGTTGAAAATCCTTCATATACTGGGGCAATAGCTTCTTTTAAATCGAGAGGAGCTAAAATTATCGATGTTAATCTTATAGATGATGGTATCGATATTGATGATTTAGAAAGAAAAATACGAATTTTTAGGCCTAGATTTTTATATTTAATGCCTAATTTTCAAAATCCAACGGGAATATCCTATAGTAGAAGTAAAAAAGAGAAAATTATTAATTTATGTAAACAATATAATATGTATATTGTGGAAGACGACTATTTAAGCGATTTAAACTTTTATTCATGGGATAATACTACTTTAAAAAGCTTAGACACTAATAATGATTTGGTTATTTATGTAAAGAGTTTTTCGAAAATATTTATGCCAGGGTTAAGGCTAGGGTTTTTAATAGCTCCATCTATATTTTATGATCATTTACTTTTTGCAAAACATTCCTCTGATATTTCTACATCTGGTCTTCTACAGAGGGCTTTAGAACTTTACTTTACGAGAGGAACTTGGAAAGAGCATATTAAGTATATGGAAAAAAAGTATAAGAGTGGTTTTGATACGATGTTAAGAAGCATTGAAAAGTATATGCCATCACAAGTTGAGTATATACATCCAAAGGGCGGAGTTAACTTTTGGTTTAAGTTACCTATGGAAATTTCTTCAAGGGAATTATATGAGAAGGCTATTAGAAAAAATGTTGCTTTAGCTCCTGGAAACTTATTCTTTATTCATCAAAACGATAACAATCACTTCAGATTAAGCATTGCTTCTGTTAACAATTATGAAATAGAAAAGGGAATAATAATAATAAGTAATATTATCAAAGAACTAATAAACGATATAAATAGAAGTGGATTAAATGAAGAAAAATATAGACCTATTTTATAA
- a CDS encoding 4Fe-4S dicluster domain-containing protein, which yields MEARNNSKKNRVLSVKNPGQCIGCYSCMIACATGVHKNFSLDKSAILIKTSGGYQGRVVVNSCRGCHDPNCVKMCPEDALNKRIGGGVVFKKDICTGCGKCIGGCAIGAIRYDKEEKRPIVCIQCGLCTEMCPHSVIEMEVLI from the coding sequence ATGGAAGCAAGAAATAATAGTAAAAAAAATAGAGTTCTGTCAGTTAAAAATCCAGGACAATGCATTGGGTGTTATTCCTGTATGATAGCTTGTGCTACAGGGGTACATAAAAATTTTTCATTGGATAAAAGCGCCATTCTAATAAAAACTAGTGGAGGATACCAAGGCCGTGTAGTAGTTAATAGCTGTAGGGGGTGCCATGATCCAAACTGTGTAAAAATGTGCCCTGAAGATGCACTTAATAAACGAATAGGCGGAGGAGTAGTATTTAAGAAAGATATATGTACAGGATGTGGTAAATGTATTGGTGGATGTGCTATAGGCGCTATTAGATATGATAAGGAAGAAAAAAGACCTATTGTTTGTATTCAATGTGGGCTTTGTACAGAAATGTGTCCTCATAGTGTTATCGAGATGGAGGTATTAATATGA
- a CDS encoding MarR family winged helix-turn-helix transcriptional regulator, producing MQEIRYDDNITEIEKELRYLCTIIKQKGREILTDFSITPPQFEALQYLINNEDITIGELSSKMFLACSTITDLVDRMEKNQLVKRVRDEKDRRVVRVQVLEKGHELINEVLHARRNYLADVLKEVSEQQRGFILEGISKVYEKTVEDVNKR from the coding sequence ATGCAAGAAATTAGGTATGATGATAACATTACAGAAATAGAGAAAGAACTAAGGTACCTGTGCACAATTATTAAGCAAAAGGGTCGGGAAATTTTAACGGATTTTTCTATTACACCTCCACAATTTGAGGCTTTACAATATTTGATAAATAATGAAGACATAACTATAGGAGAATTAAGTAGCAAAATGTTTTTAGCATGTAGTACAATAACGGATCTAGTGGATAGAATGGAAAAAAATCAATTGGTAAAGAGAGTACGTGATGAAAAAGACAGAAGAGTAGTGAGAGTTCAAGTATTAGAAAAGGGACATGAACTTATTAATGAAGTTCTACATGCTAGAAGAAACTACTTAGCTGACGTTCTTAAAGAAGTAAGCGAACAGCAGCGAGGGTTTATATTAGAAGGTATATCTAAGGTTTATGAGAAGACGGTAGAAGATGTTAATAAAAGATAG